A DNA window from Sphingopyxis macrogoltabida contains the following coding sequences:
- the cobS gene encoding cobaltochelatase subunit CobS: MTDIPNSLPDHHGSTLLSAPDTEVDAREVFGVDIDMKVPAFSEADERVPDLDPAYVFDGDTTLAILAGFKYNRRVMVQGYHGTGKSTHIEQVAARLKWPCIRVNLDAHISRIDLVGRDAIVLKDGQQVTEFREGLLPWALQTPTALVFDEYDAGRPDVMFVIQRVLETEGKLTLLDQNRVIRPNPHFRLFSTANTVGLGDTSGLYHGTQQINQGQMDRWNIVVTLNYLPAATESAIILAKVPNTDETTVANMVKVADLTRQGFINGDISTVMSPRTVISWAQNAAIFNNLGFAFRLTFLNKCDEAERMIVAEYYQRVFGEDLPESVIGK, translated from the coding sequence ATGACCGATATTCCGAACAGCCTTCCCGACCACCACGGCTCGACGCTCCTTTCGGCGCCCGATACCGAGGTCGATGCGCGCGAGGTGTTCGGCGTCGATATCGACATGAAGGTCCCCGCGTTCAGCGAGGCCGACGAGCGCGTCCCCGACCTCGATCCGGCGTATGTCTTCGACGGCGACACGACGCTCGCGATCCTTGCGGGCTTCAAATATAACCGCCGCGTGATGGTGCAGGGCTATCACGGCACCGGCAAGTCGACCCACATCGAACAGGTCGCGGCGCGGCTCAAATGGCCGTGCATCCGCGTCAACCTCGACGCGCATATCAGCCGCATCGACCTCGTCGGCCGCGACGCGATCGTGCTGAAGGACGGCCAGCAGGTCACCGAATTCCGCGAAGGCCTGCTCCCTTGGGCGCTGCAGACCCCGACCGCGCTCGTCTTCGACGAATATGACGCGGGGCGTCCCGACGTGATGTTCGTGATCCAGCGCGTGTTGGAGACCGAAGGCAAGCTGACCCTGCTCGACCAGAACCGGGTCATCCGCCCGAACCCGCATTTCCGCCTCTTCTCGACCGCGAACACCGTCGGGCTCGGCGACACGAGCGGGCTCTATCACGGGACGCAGCAGATCAACCAGGGCCAGATGGACCGCTGGAACATTGTCGTGACGCTGAACTATCTGCCCGCGGCGACCGAAAGCGCGATCATCCTCGCCAAGGTGCCGAACACCGACGAGACGACCGTCGCCAATATGGTCAAGGTCGCCGACCTGACCCGTCAGGGCTTCATCAACGGCGATATCTCGACCGTGATGTCGCCGCGCACGGTGATCAGCTGGGCGCAGAATGCCGCGATCTTCAACAATCTCGGCTTCGCCTTCCGCCTCACCTTCCTCAACAAATGCGACGAGGCCGAGCGGATGATCGTCGCCGAATATTATCAGCGCGTGTTCGGCGAAGACCTGCCCGAAAGCGTGATCGGCAAATAA
- a CDS encoding ester cyclase, which translates to MTDLDEARIEVVRRHMALEITHDWDGVLATFEHPRYELMGPGTIFDGETAVRSYFASSREPFPDQANEVIAIAADADTDTVLVEFWLTGTHLGPLRLGVRTIEPTGKAFRIRMAASFQFAPGSDKIVCERPYYDQSAVMKALGLL; encoded by the coding sequence ATGACCGATCTCGATGAGGCAAGGATCGAAGTGGTGCGCCGGCACATGGCGCTCGAGATCACGCACGACTGGGACGGCGTTCTCGCGACCTTCGAGCATCCGCGCTACGAGTTGATGGGCCCCGGCACCATCTTCGACGGCGAGACGGCGGTCCGTTCCTATTTCGCTTCGTCGCGCGAGCCATTTCCCGATCAGGCGAACGAGGTGATCGCGATCGCCGCCGATGCCGATACCGACACGGTGCTGGTCGAATTCTGGCTGACCGGCACCCACCTCGGCCCGCTGCGCCTCGGCGTGCGGACGATCGAGCCGACCGGCAAGGCGTTCCGTATCCGCATGGCGGCGAGCTTCCAGTTCGCACCCGGCAGCGACAAGATCGTCTGCGAACGTCCCTATTACGACCAGTCGGCGGTGATGAAGGCGCTCGGCCTCCTGTAG